A stretch of Longimicrobium sp. DNA encodes these proteins:
- a CDS encoding aminotransferase class V-fold PLP-dependent enzyme, producing MEKPGAALRLDEHARRALWSCVAEETERYLAGVDRLPVRPGADEDEMLRRLAAVDFAAPLAPEEAVGWVAGGLARWQMQTSHPRYFGLFNPPSTTMGIAADALAAAFNTQVGAWHHSPLGVAIERRLIRELGAKLGFDPRAVDGSFTTGGNEANHTAVLCALATAFPTWGDDGVRALDGDPALYASAEAHHSFVKAARACGLGNRAVRTVPVDDALRMRPDVLARMIAEDRAAGLVPFLVVATAGTTNAAAVDPIPAIAEVAEREGVWLHVDAAWGGAAALIPELAHLLAGTERADSLTFDAHKWLSVPMGAGLFLTRDTRALEAAFHIETAYVPRGEESLERPDWYARSLQWSRRFIGLKVFLSLAVAGWDGYAAALRHQVEMGDLLRRELEAAGWRIENRTALPIVCFSDPLRGDGDQVSHLDAVCAHVVASGDAWLSTTRLAGIGPALRACITSFETAPEDVRILVAALGRAQKAVGGERAAAGG from the coding sequence ATGGAGAAGCCCGGGGCCGCGCTGCGGCTGGATGAGCACGCCCGCCGCGCGCTCTGGTCGTGCGTGGCGGAGGAGACGGAGCGCTACCTGGCGGGCGTCGATCGCCTGCCCGTGCGTCCCGGCGCGGACGAGGACGAGATGCTGCGGCGGCTCGCGGCGGTCGACTTCGCCGCGCCGCTGGCGCCGGAGGAGGCAGTGGGATGGGTGGCCGGCGGGCTGGCGCGCTGGCAGATGCAGACCTCGCATCCGCGCTACTTCGGCCTGTTCAACCCGCCGTCGACGACGATGGGGATCGCCGCCGACGCGCTGGCGGCGGCGTTCAACACGCAGGTGGGCGCTTGGCACCACTCGCCGCTGGGCGTGGCCATCGAGCGGCGGCTGATCCGCGAGCTGGGCGCGAAGCTGGGATTCGATCCGCGCGCGGTCGACGGCTCGTTCACCACGGGCGGCAACGAGGCCAACCACACCGCCGTCCTCTGCGCCCTGGCGACCGCGTTCCCGACGTGGGGCGACGACGGCGTCCGCGCGCTCGATGGCGACCCGGCGCTCTACGCCAGCGCGGAGGCGCACCACTCGTTCGTGAAGGCGGCGCGCGCCTGCGGCCTCGGCAACCGCGCCGTCCGCACCGTGCCGGTCGACGACGCGCTGCGGATGCGGCCCGACGTGCTCGCGCGGATGATCGCCGAGGACCGCGCCGCCGGCCTGGTGCCGTTCCTGGTCGTCGCCACGGCGGGGACGACGAACGCGGCGGCGGTCGATCCCATTCCCGCCATCGCGGAGGTGGCGGAGCGCGAGGGGGTGTGGCTGCACGTGGACGCGGCGTGGGGCGGCGCGGCGGCGCTAATCCCCGAGCTGGCGCACCTGCTGGCGGGGACGGAGCGCGCGGACTCGCTGACTTTCGACGCGCACAAGTGGCTGTCGGTGCCGATGGGCGCCGGCCTGTTCCTGACCCGCGACACGCGCGCGCTGGAGGCGGCGTTCCACATCGAGACCGCGTACGTGCCGCGCGGCGAGGAGTCGCTGGAGCGGCCCGACTGGTACGCGCGCTCGCTGCAATGGTCGCGGCGCTTCATCGGGCTGAAGGTGTTCCTCTCGCTGGCCGTGGCGGGGTGGGATGGTTACGCCGCCGCGCTCCGCCACCAGGTGGAGATGGGGGATTTGTTACGCCGCGAATTGGAGGCGGCGGGATGGAGGATCGAGAACCGCACGGCGCTTCCCATCGTCTGCTTCAGCGACCCGTTGCGTGGCGATGGCGATCAGGTATCGCACCTGGATGCCGTCTGCGCGCACGTCGTCGCCTCGGGAGATGCGTGGCTGTCGACCACGCGGCTGGCGGGGATCGGACCCGCGCTCCGCGCCTGCATCACCAGCTTCGAGACGGCGCCGGAGGACGTCCGCATCCTCGTCGCCGCGCTAGGGCGGGCGCAGAAGGCGGTGGGCGGGGAGCGGGCGGCGGCGGGCGGGTGA
- a CDS encoding methylated-DNA--[protein]-cysteine S-methyltransferase, which translates to MPVSDYDRIAQAIHFLEQNYRRQPALDEVAKSVYLSEFHFQRLFRRWVGISPKRFLQFLTIEHAKRRLDECRSVLDATYDAGLSSPGRLHDLFVTLEAVTPGEYKQKGAGVRIAYGFHDTPFGTALLGATERGLCSLAFVDEGGEGAAIDELRARWPLGDLDEDARRTAELAARIFAPRAKDDKPIPLFVQGTNHQVRVWEALLRVPAGALVSYEQLAAAAGKPGAVRAVAGAVARNQVAYVIPCHRVIRKLGAFGGYRWGSDRKMAMLGYEAARLFGDEGEEGDGEARGRAAAG; encoded by the coding sequence ATGCCCGTCTCCGACTACGACCGCATCGCCCAGGCGATCCACTTCCTCGAGCAGAACTACCGGCGGCAGCCGGCGCTCGACGAGGTGGCCAAGAGCGTGTACCTGAGCGAGTTCCACTTCCAGCGCCTGTTCCGCCGCTGGGTGGGGATCAGCCCCAAGCGCTTCCTGCAGTTCCTGACCATCGAGCACGCCAAGCGCCGCCTGGACGAGTGCCGCAGCGTGCTCGACGCCACCTACGACGCCGGCCTCAGCAGCCCCGGCCGCCTGCACGACCTGTTCGTGACCCTCGAGGCCGTCACGCCGGGCGAGTACAAGCAGAAGGGCGCCGGGGTGCGCATCGCCTACGGCTTCCACGACACGCCGTTCGGTACCGCGCTGCTGGGCGCCACCGAGCGCGGCCTCTGCTCGCTCGCGTTCGTCGACGAGGGCGGCGAGGGGGCGGCCATCGACGAGCTGCGCGCGCGCTGGCCGCTGGGCGACCTGGACGAGGACGCGCGCCGGACGGCGGAGCTGGCCGCGCGCATCTTCGCCCCGCGGGCGAAGGACGACAAGCCGATCCCCCTGTTCGTGCAGGGGACCAACCACCAGGTGCGGGTGTGGGAGGCGCTGCTGCGCGTCCCCGCCGGCGCGCTGGTCAGCTACGAGCAGCTGGCGGCCGCCGCGGGAAAGCCGGGCGCGGTGCGCGCGGTGGCCGGCGCGGTGGCGCGCAACCAGGTGGCCTACGTGATCCCCTGCCACCGCGTGATCCGCAAGCTGGGCGCGTTCGGCGGCTACCGCTGGGGAAGCGACCGAAAGATGGCGATGCTGGGCTACGAGGCCGCCCGGCTCTTCGGCGACGAGGGAGAGGAGGGGGATGGAGAAGCCCGGGGCCGCGCTGCGGCTGGATGA